One window from the genome of Nicotiana tomentosiformis chromosome 5, ASM39032v3, whole genome shotgun sequence encodes:
- the LOC104087718 gene encoding uncharacterized protein: MEEHVSEKIIVEEEKDSYNEALGVEDDENGDDDAPEFDKDVEEEKEEEVAEEEHVAAEEEITDEEDEEEDDEDDEQLEDGEDGLDSEIDAAVEGDRDALSIPVFVRAIDVSNYRFMTFLRKHSRSLAKISMRYMINVFHEFRDKRRIIKLMEKFNSGCFVGDKPVHFGLKEFSMMIGLNCSSKPSKEAMKKVMDDGQAFCDKVCQYSKKGVDAELLLKQLKSKRLYTVERFKITLVWLSIQSCIQGIT, encoded by the exons ATGGAAGAACATGTTTCTGAAAAAATAATTGTTGAAGAAGAAAAGGACAGTTATAATGAAGCTTTAGGTGTGGaggatgatgaaaatggtgatgatgatgctccggaatttgataaagatgttgaagaagaaaaagaagaagaagtagcAGAAGAAGAACATGTAGCAGCAGAAGAAGAAATAACagatgaagaagatgaagaagaagatgatgaagatgatgaacaaCTTGAAGATGGTGAAGATGGACTGGATAGTGAAATAGATGCAGCCGTTGAAGGTGACCGGGATGCTCTGTCAATTCCTGTGTTTGTAAGGGCGATCGACGTATCCAATTACAGATTCATGACTTTTCTAAGAAAGCATAGCCGTTCTCTGGCCAAGATAAGTATGAGGTATATGATCAATGTATTCCACGAGTTCAGGGATAAACGTAGAATAATCAAATTGATGGAAAAGTTTAATAGTGGTTGTTTTG TTGGAGACAAGCCTGTTCACTTTGGATTGAAGGAATTTTCTATGATGATTGGATTAAACTGTAGCTCCAAACCAAGTAAAGAAGCAATGAAGAAAGTCATGGATGATGGCCAAGCATTCTGCGATAAAGTTTGTCAGTATAGCAAGAAAGGGGTGGATGCAGAGTTGCTTTTGAAACAGTTGAAGTCCAAGAGGCTTTACACAGTCGAGAGGTTTAAGATTACATTGGTGTGGTTGTCCATTCAGTCTTGCATACAAGGGATAACATAG